A part of Neoarius graeffei isolate fNeoGra1 chromosome 8, fNeoGra1.pri, whole genome shotgun sequence genomic DNA contains:
- the LOC132890574 gene encoding protein NYNRIN-like gives MDTQVPATKHALMAFLGLINYCRQWIPDCSIYDKCLRSAISHSDPLTQPLVWTEDMLTAFKALKQALCSAPALGLPNYRLPFHLYVCNQKGTASGVLAQEHGGGMRPCAFLSKTLDAVAQGLPGCLRAVAACALMVTDAEKLVLSHPLILHTSHDVVYILRNLSTQHLSAQRRSGYEFILLATEHLTVKPSSSFDSVAHALQRLLNSQDDDVAFDSHDCLSNIVFETSIHPDLHSTPLSTGDSLFVDGSCSRPADGVFLCGYSVCRLPDEIVEAHSLPFSSAQAAELYALTRACILAQDTDVTIYTDSRYAFGVAHDFGRIWASRGFTTADGKPISHSSLVTDLITACLLPCTLAIVKTRAHTRGDSFEVKGNSFADRVAKAAAASGVLPPGFNYALVSTDRMVSAVLPDIDLISIQASASVADTQFWDAQGATEKSGVLLDAQGRLCLPRHCTPFLVREFHGPTHRGRRGVVEDMNRTFCINNLHTDAHNILDKCLTCAQNNLSKPGAVHQHLPIPDTPFQEWQIDFTHMPKQGPFKYLLVMIDKFSRWIEAFPCSKENARTAVNKLTQEIIPRYGLPVGIDSDKGTPFTSKVTQELCKDLKINWRFHIPYHPQSSGIVERANRTIKGKLRKAMQDAGTKNWVQVLPLVLADMRMTAQVALDNLSPYELVMGRAFPVPWRRGMQVIGTGDLEVHLSEYAVGLMRVLDEYWARVNSKKPPIPEAHTHPFEVGDRVLVKRFIKLNAPMEESPYSGPTDVLAVTRMAVLTDLFPQWIHASRIKKAPM, from the coding sequence atggacactcaggtgcctgcaaccaagcacgctctcatggcatttctgggcctcatcaattactgtcgtcaatggatccctgactgttcaatctatgacaagtgtttgcgttcagctataagtcactcagatcctttgactcagcccctggtctggactgaggacatgctaacggccttcaaggctctgaagcaagctttgtgctccgcccctgctctcgggctgccgaactatcgtttgccgtttcacctgtatgtgtgcaatcagaaggggaccgcctctggggtgctggctcaggagcacggggggggcatgcgaccttgcgcgtttctgtctaaaactcttgacgctgtggcacaagggcttcctggctgtcttagggctgttgctgcgtgtgctctcatggtcacggacgctgaaaaacttgttttgtcgcatccgctcattttacacacttcacatgacgtcgtgtacattctgcggaatcttagcactcagcatttgtctgctcagcgtcgctctggctatgagtttattcttttggccacagagcatctcactgttaagccctcctcgtcgtttgattctgtcgcccacgctcttcagcgtcttcttaactcacaggatgacgatgttgcgtttgactcacatgactgtctttctaatatcgtttttgagactagcatccacccagacttacactccacccctctttccacaggcgattctctttttgtagatggttcctgttcccgccctgcggatggtgtgttcctgtgtggttactctgtttgtcgcctccctgatgaaattgttgaagctcattctttgcctttttcttctgctcaggctgcggagctctatgctttgactcgcgcgtgtattttggctcaagacacagacgttactatttacaccgactcacgctacgctttcggcgtggcgcacgacttcggccgcatttgggcgtctcgggggtttacgacagccgacggtaagcccatttctcattcttcacttgttactgatttaatcaccgcctgtctccttccgtgcacgttggccattgttaagacacgcgcgcacacaagaggggactcatttgaagtaaagggcaattcattcgctgatcgagtcgctaaagctgcagccgcatccggtgtcctgcctccaggctttaactacgctttagtttctactgatcgcatggttagcgctgtcttacctgacatagatctcatttctatccaggcctcggcctctgtggcagatacgcagttctgggacgcccagggcgcgacagagaagagtggcgttttgcttgacgcacagggccgtctttgtttacctcgtcactgtactccctttctcgtccgcgagttccatggtcccactcatcgcggccgaagaggggtagtggaggatatgaacagaacattctgcatcaataatttgcacacagacgcacacaacattctggacaagtgtttaacgtgcgcccagaataatctatctaaaccaggcgcggtacatcagcaccttcccatacccgacacgcctttccaagaatggcagatcgacttcactcacatgccaaagcagggcccgttcaaataccttttggtcatgattgacaaattttcacggtggattgaggctttcccgtgtagcaaagagaacgcccgaacagcagtgaacaaacttacacaggaaattatcccacgttacggtcttccggtaggaattgactctgataagggaacgccgttcacctctaaggtaacgcaggagctatgtaaagacctcaagatcaattggcgttttcatatcccataccatccacagtcctctggcattgtggagcgcgcgaatagaacaattaagggtaagttgcgtaaggctatgcaagacgcaggcacgaaaaattgggtccaagttttaccgttggtcctcgctgatatgcgcatgactgctcaggtcgctctcgacaatttatctccgtacgagctcgtcatgggacgcgcctttcctgtcccttggcgtagaggcatgcaggttataggaacgggtgatcttgaagtacatctcagcgagtacgcggtgggtctcatgcgggtgctggatgagtattgggcgagagtaaattccaaaaagcctcccattccagaggcacacactcacccctttgaggtaggggacagagttttagtaaagagattcattaaactaaacgctcccatggaggagtcaccctacagtgggcccaccgatgtactcgctgtaactcgcatggctgtgctaacggacctttttccacagtggatccatgccagcagaataaagaaggctccaatgtaa